One window of the Triticum dicoccoides isolate Atlit2015 ecotype Zavitan chromosome 3B, WEW_v2.0, whole genome shotgun sequence genome contains the following:
- the LOC119281207 gene encoding putative cyclin-dependent kinase F-2: protein MAFTCKRPAASLDGHASQKRRRVVVGTTYDYDQESCLGRGKFGAVVKARCRATRQLVAIKSLHDPADPQEVLREARFLEACGGHPHIVGFRGVTLDYVTDELCLVMDYVEGKSLKVLLSERGGGLPEATVCTFMWQLLTAAKMMHRCHVVHRDINPANILVGGEVVKICDFGVAMSMSEAPPYEEEAGMGEYRAPEMLLGQEDYDALVDTWSLGCVMAEMLSGKRIFQAAEFISLFQRIFQVVGVPDDTTWPGFTSLPHAAPPPLVPGQQSTLRDLFPEETLSAEGFQVLNGLLTCNPDKRLTAAATLKLPWFATAAANAHPSAPTTAAKIDRMAGSIKEEVVEFAPLMPPRERVTAKKTLIRKKAPLVVPPAA, encoded by the coding sequence ATGGCGTTCACCTGCAAGCGACCCGCCGCGTCCCTCGACGGCCACGCCAGCCAGAAGAGGAGGCGCGTCGTCGTCGGGACCACCTATGACTACGACCAGGAGTCGTGCCTCGGCCGAGGCAAGTTCGGCGCCGTCGTCAAGGCGCGGTGCCGCGCCACCCGCCAGCTCGTCGCCATCAAGTCCCTCCACGACCCCGCCGACCCCCAGGAGGTGCTGCGGGAGGCCCGCTTCCTCGAGGCGTGCGGCGGCCACCCGCACATCGTCGGCTTCCGCGGCGTCACGCTCGACTACGTGACCGACGAGCTCTGCCTCGTCATGGACTACGTCGAGGGCAAGAGCCTCAAAGTTCTCCTGAGCGAGAGGGGCGGCGGGCTCCCGGAGGCCACGGTGTGCACCTTCATGTGGCAACTCCTCACAGCCGCGAAGATGATGCACCGGTGCCACGTCGTGCACCGCGACATCAATCCTGCCAACATCCTCGTCGGAGGGGAAGTCGTCAAGATCTGCGACTTTGGCGTCGCCATGTCCATGTCGGAGGCGCCGCCgtacgaggaggaggctggcatgggGGAGTACCGGGCGCCCGAGATGCTCCTGGGGCAAGAGGACTACGACGCGCTCGTCGACACATGGTCTCTTGGGTGCGTCATGGCGGAGATGCTCTCGGGCAAGAGGATTTTCCAGGCCGCCGAATTCATATCTCTGTTCCAGAGGATCTTCCAAGTGGTGGGCGTGCCGGACGACACGACGTGGCCGGGGTTCACGTCGCTGccgcacgccgccccgccgccgctggtgccgggGCAGCAGAGCACGCTGCGAGATCTGTTCCCGGAGGAGACGCTGTCCGCGGAGGGATTCCAGGTCCTCAACGGTCTTCTTACATGCAATCCCGACAAGCGGCTGACGGCGGCCGCCACGCTGAAGCTCCCGTGGTTCGCCACCGCTGCTGCAAACGCCCACCCTTCTGCTCCTACTACTGCTGCCAAGATCGACAGGATGGCAGGGTCCAtaaaggaggaggtggtggagttcGCTCCGTTGATGCCTCCGAGAGAGAGAGTCACGGCCAAGAAGACGTTGATCAGGAAGAAGGCGCCGCTGGTCGTTCCACCGGCCGCATGA